CATCGACGTTCGTCTCGGCCGCGAGCATGACTCGACCTCCGGCGCGGAGCGGACCGCTCTGCCCACGGTCCGGCTATGCCTCGATGACCCGCGGTCCGGCAACGCGCGCCGTCAGGATCCCGGACGCCCCTCGCCGCCGAACTCGACGACCGGCGGCTCCGCGCCGCCGAAATGCGGATCCCGGGCGGGATCGGGCGTCGCGGCAGTTCCCCGGCCGAAGGTCTGGGCCCAGGTGAGGACGATGATCTCGGCGCCCTCGCCCCGCGCGTCGCGGCCCTCCCGCGAGGCGCGGCGGCGCCGGGCGCCGATCCAGCGCCGGACGAGGGGACCGTTCCCGATCCCCGGCGTACCGGCGGATCTCCGCCGCCGCCCGGCCCAGCCGTCTCGCCCGTTCCCGCGCCGCACCGTGAGAGCCTCCCATCCGACAGGACGACGACATCTCGGGCGCGCACCGGTCCGGGGCGAGCGCCGTGCGTCTCATTCGCTTGCGCGGACGTCCCAATTCGGGGGCAGGGTCCGCGGCCTCAGGCGTCGAGCAGCAGGACCCACTCGTAGAAATCGTCCCAGCCGCCGTCCGGCAGGCCGGCGGGCGGGCGCCGGACGGCCGGCGCACCCGCGAGTCCCGTCTTCGCCCGCACGTCGGCGGGGCTCGCGCCGAACTCGGCGCGGAAGGCGGTCGTGAAGCTCGCCGGGCTGCCGTAGCCGTACCGGTAGGCGACCTCGGAGACCCGCGCGGTGCGTTCCCCGCCCTCGGCGAGGTCGCGGTAGGCGCGGGCGAGCCGCCGGCGGCGGATGTACTCCGCCACCCCGCCCATGGGCGCGAAGAGGCGGTAGAGCCCGCTGCGCGAGACGCCGAAGCGGCGGCAGAGCCGCTCCACGCCGAGATCCGACGACGCGATCTCGGCGTCGATGTACCCGCGGATCGCCAGGAAGACCGGTGCGCGCTGCATCGGCCGCTCCAGGGCGTCGCCCTCGGCCGCCGCCCCGGCCATCAGGATCGCCGTCGCCTGCGCGGCCGCCCGCGCCTCCGCGGGGCTGAAGCGGGGGACGTTCGCGGCGAGCGAGCGCAGGTGGTCGTTGACCAGGGTGCCGAACGGCGTCGCCCCGCGCAGGACCGTGCCGTGCGCCGCGCCGAGCCGGGTCCCGCCGTCCGGGAACAGGGCGCGCGGGATGATGACCGTCATCGCGCGATAGTCGGTCGAGCGCATGGAGAGGGGCTGGGCGAGGTCGAGCAGGGAGACGTCCCCGGGCGCGATTGCCACCTCGCGGCCGCCGATCGCGAGCGTCGCCCGCCCCTCCAGCCGGACCTGCGCGGCGACGTGATCGACGCCCATGCGGGCGACGAGGCCGGGCGAGCGCTCGTTGCGCAGCGCCGAGGCCGCGGTGAGGCCGATGATCGCGTTGCCGAGGTGATAGACGTCCGACCGGCCGCGGAAATCCCGGGTGTCCTCCCGGCGGATCTCGACGTCCCAGAACGGCGCCACGGCCTCGCGCCAGGCCGTGATCGTCCGGGGACCGAACGTCGAGCCTTCCAGGCGCAAATTGGGACCGCGCACGGTCATGTCGGGCTCGAAGCTGCTGCGGCACGCCGCCCTGCGACGAGTGCTGACACGCCGGCCGAGCTTTCGCAATTCAAACCGTCATCGACCCCGGATCATCTCGACCTTTCCGGCAAGGGGAGCCGCCGTCGGGTCCTCAGCGCGGGGAGCGCTGCGGCGGGGCGCCGGGGCGCGGGGCCGTCCCGTCCGTCCTCTCGCCGATCCAGACCACGTGCCGCCCGCCGCTGCCGGCCGAGCGCACCTTGTGCTCCTCGACCGCGAAGCCGCCGCGCTGGAGCCGCGACTTGAACTTGCGGTCGGGGCTCTCCGACCACACCGCGAGCACGCCGCCCGGCCGCAGCGCCCGATGGGCCCGGCCCAGACCCGCGACGTCGTAGAGGCGGTCGTTCGTCTGCTGCACCAGCCCCTCGGGGCCGTTGTCGACGTCGAGCAGGATGGCGTCGTAGGCGCCCGGGCTCGTCGCGATGAGGTGGTGGACGTCGGTCTCGTGCAGGGCGACCCGGGGATCGTCGAGGCTGCCGGCGAAGAGATGCGCGAGCGGGCCCCGCGCCCAGGCGGCGACCGCCGGGATCAGCTCGGCGACCTCGACCTTGGCGCCGGGCCCGAGCTCGGCCAGCGCCGCCCGCAGGGTGAAGCCCATGCCGAGCCCGCCGATCAGCATCCGGGGCCGCGGCCGGTCGCGCAGGCGCGCGCAGGTCAGGGTGGCGAGCGCCCGCTCCGAGCCGCTGCGGCGGCTGTTCATCAGCTCGATCGAGTCGACCACGATCGCGAACTCGTCGCCGCGCCGCATCAGGCGCAGGGAGGCGGTCTCGCCGGGGATGGCGCTGGTGTCGAGGTGAACCCAGGGGATCAAGGATCGCGCTCCGTCGGGCTGGAATTGCGGGCAAGGGCCGCGGGCAAGGGCTGTGACAGGGACTGGACCAGCGTCCGTCGGCATCGCGTCGCGCCCGGGAGAGCGGCCGTCGCCGGCGATTTCGAGGGATCGACGGCGCGGGACGCGACGAGGCGGGAGGCGGTTCCGCGGCGGCGGGACACAGCGACGAGGGAGGTCGGCAATGAGCGTCGACGAGGGACGCCGGCTATCGCACGCGCCGGGCC
The sequence above is drawn from the Methylobacterium terrae genome and encodes:
- a CDS encoding helix-turn-helix domain-containing protein → MTVRGPNLRLEGSTFGPRTITAWREAVAPFWDVEIRREDTRDFRGRSDVYHLGNAIIGLTAASALRNERSPGLVARMGVDHVAAQVRLEGRATLAIGGREVAIAPGDVSLLDLAQPLSMRSTDYRAMTVIIPRALFPDGGTRLGAAHGTVLRGATPFGTLVNDHLRSLAANVPRFSPAEARAAAQATAILMAGAAAEGDALERPMQRAPVFLAIRGYIDAEIASSDLGVERLCRRFGVSRSGLYRLFAPMGGVAEYIRRRRLARAYRDLAEGGERTARVSEVAYRYGYGSPASFTTAFRAEFGASPADVRAKTGLAGAPAVRRPPAGLPDGGWDDFYEWVLLLDA
- a CDS encoding spermidine synthase, giving the protein MIPWVHLDTSAIPGETASLRLMRRGDEFAIVVDSIELMNSRRSGSERALATLTCARLRDRPRPRMLIGGLGMGFTLRAALAELGPGAKVEVAELIPAVAAWARGPLAHLFAGSLDDPRVALHETDVHHLIATSPGAYDAILLDVDNGPEGLVQQTNDRLYDVAGLGRAHRALRPGGVLAVWSESPDRKFKSRLQRGGFAVEEHKVRSAGSGGRHVVWIGERTDGTAPRPGAPPQRSPR